The Prunus persica cultivar Lovell chromosome G7, Prunus_persica_NCBIv2, whole genome shotgun sequence genome has a segment encoding these proteins:
- the LOC18770161 gene encoding E3 ubiquitin-protein ligase UPL7 isoform X1 has protein sequence MDERRKHQVSLRGASAKEITRDALLERVSQERELRQYARRASSAAVFIQRVWRRYRVTKMVASELREEWENVMNQYAELAITATWLSSNIVRPFLFFITCLSTRHRNIQPREIYSTMNFFQIMLETVTSTDSMKNYCSLAIGTVEERRVWSYQSRRMISLCMFILSECDNSRAGGQDIVALTSLAMRFVVVLTDLKGWKSVTEHDCQSADTAVKDLVWFMGSSESGLYLSIRRYISTLDAPCSSRISSSSVQRDDRFLITASTITLALRPFHVAKFDLDGPGLLDIHYVTENYFVFLLTVPCLTQRLPALLLSAMRHKSILSPCFQTLLILKEKILKEMLDVDQSKMDFLPKVIPPAGWALANIICLATGAENDSVDPGGFHQDLDSVSYVRAVNILAENLLSRLENVDCVKENQNLQGEVETHEKPTHAALCEGEMGSFKMSYLDMFRPISQQWHLTDLLAIMDKVGHIQGSETQQNLEHSRKLELLDIVHLYSYMLRIFSLLNPTVGSLPVLNMLSFTPGFLVNLWRALETNLFPRDCHTDPDNYDCISKISVNDKKVGAFEKKQKHANNDGVNKWVTVLHKITGKSQGNDYTNLSDNQPKPRPVDEDSSDVWDIEPVKHGPQGISRDISCMLHLFCASYSHLLLILDDIEFYEKQVPFTLEQQRKITSVLNTLVYNGFSQSIGQQDRPLMESAIRCLHLMYERDCRHQFCPSVLWLSPARKNRPPIAVAARTHEVLSANVRSDDAAPVPSVGSVITTTPHVFPFEERVEMFREFIKMDKASRKMAGEVAGPGSRSVEIVVHRGHIVEDGFRQLNSLGSRLKSSIHVSFVSECGLPEAGLDYGGLSKEFLTDISKAAFAPEYGLFSQTSTSDRLLIPNSSARYLENGIQMIEFLGRVVGKALYEGILLDYSFSHVFIQKLLGRYSFLDELSTLDPELYRNLMYVKHYEGDVEELCLDFTVTEESFGKRQVIELKPDGKDVTVINKNKMQYIHAIADYKLNRQIFPFSNAFYRGLTDLISPSWLKLFNAGEFNQLLSGGNHDIDVDDLRKNTRYTGGYSDGNRTIKIFWEVLKGFEPSERCMLLKFVTSCSRAPLLGFKHLQPMFTIHKVACDIPLWAAMKGEDVERLPSASTCYNTLKLPTYKRPSTLRAKLLYAISSNAGFELS, from the exons ATGGACGAACGTCGCAAACATCAG GTGTCGTTAAGAGGAGCGAGCGCGAAGGAGATTACCAGAGACGCTTTGCTTGAGAGGGTCTCTCAGGAAAGAGAGCTTCGTCAATATGCCAGACGAGCCTCATCAGCTGCGGTCTTCATTCAG AGAGTGTGGAGGCGCTACAGGGTGACAAAGATGGTGGCTTCGGAGCTTCGAGAAGAATGGGAGAATGTGATGAACCAATATGCTGAGTTAGCTATCACTGCAACATGGCTTTCCAGCAATATAGTGaggccttttcttttctttattacttGTTTATCGACTCGGCACAGGAACATCCAGCCCAGAGAAATTTACTCTACGATgaatttctttcaaattatGCTGGAAACCGTGACTTCCACTG ACTCAATGAAAAACTATTGCTCCCTGGCAATCGGCACTGTTGAGGAGAGAAGAGTCTGGAGTTATCAGTCACGGAGGATGATTTCTCTCTGCATGTTTATTCTTTCGGAGTGTGACAATTCCCGTGCAGGGGGTCAAGATATTGTTGCTCTCACCTCCCTAGCAATGCGTTTTGTTGTTGTCTTAACTGATCTTAAAGGGTGGAAGAGCGTTACTGAGCATGACTGTCAGAGTGCAGATACAGCAGTGAAGGATTTAGTTTGGTTTATGGGAAGTAGCGAAAGTGGTCTTTACTTATCTATCAGAAGATACATTAGCACATTAGATGCTCCTTGCTCTTCACGGATAAGCAGTAGTAGCGTACAAAGAGATGATAGATTTTTGATTACTGCAAGTACAATAACTTTAGCTCTTAGGCCATTTCATGTGGCAAAGTTTGATTTAGACGGTCCTGGCTTGCTGGATATCCATTATGTTACCGAGAATTACTTTGTTTTTCTACTTACAGTTCCTTGCCTTACTCAACGTCTTCCAGCTCTTCTTCTATCTGCTATGAGGCACAAGTCCATTCTCTCACCCTGTTTTCAGACATTACTG attttgaaagagaaaatattaaagGAAATGTTAGATGTGGATCAATCAAAGATGGATTTTCTTCCCAAGGTGATTCCCCCAGCAGGTTGGGCTCTTGCAAACATTATATGCCTAGCAACAGGGGCAGAGAATGATTCTGTTGATCCTGGAGGGTTCCATCAAGATTTGGACTCTGTATCATATGTCCGTGCTGTTAACATTCTTGCAGAAAACTTGTTGTCTAGGCTTGAGAATGTTGACTGTGTCAAGGAGAACCAGAATCTCCAAGGTGAAGTTGAAACCCATGAGAAGCCCACCCATGCAGCTTTATGTGAGGGTGAGATGGGGTCCTTTAAAATGTCGTACTTGGATATGTTTAGACCTATTTCCCAGCAGTGGCATCTTACAGATCTTTTGGCTATAATGGATAAAGTTGGTCATATTCAAGGGTCTGAGACACAACAAAACCTGGAACATTCAAGGAAGTTGGAGCTGCTAGATATTGTGCATTTATATTCGTACATGCTCAGAATATTTTCATTATTGAACCCCACAGTTGGATCGTTGCCAGTCCTTAACATGCTATCTTTTACTCCTGGGTTTCTTGTGAATCTATGGAGAGCATTGGAAACAAACCTTTTTCCCAGGGATTGTCACACTGATCCAGACAATTATGACTGTATTAGTAAAATTTCAGTCAATGACAAAAAAGTTGGGGCTTttgagaaaaaacaaaaacacgcCAATAATGATGGAGTTAATAAGTGGGTCACTGTTCTGCATAAAATTACTGGCAAGTCGCAAGGCAATGATTATACAAATTTGAGTGATAATCAACCTAAGCCTAGACCTGTTGACGAGGATTCTTCTGATGTTTGGGATATAGAACCTGTAAAGCATGGCCCTCAAGGTATCTCTAGAGATATCTCATGTATGCTTCATCTTTTCTGTGCAAGCTATTCACACCTACTTTTGATTCTTGATGACATAGAATTCTACGAAAAACAG GTGCCATTCACACTGGAGCAACAACGGAAAATTACATCTGTCCTCAATACATTAGTTTATAATGGTTTTTCTCAAAGTATTGGACAGCAGGATAGACCCCTTATGGAATCTGCAATCAGATGCTTGCACTTAATGTATGAAAGGGATTGCAGGCACCAGTTCTGCCCCTCTGTTTTGTGGCTTTCACCTGCTAGAAAAAACCGCCCACCAATCGCGGTAGCTGCCAGAACTCATGAAGTTCTCTCAGCTAATGTAAGATCAGATGATGCTGCGCCTGTTCCAAGTGTAGGTTCTGTTATAACTACAACCCCGCATGTATTTCCATTTGAAGAAAG AGTTGAGATGTTTAGAGAGTTTATCAAGATGGATAAAGCCTCCCGAAAAATGGCTGGTGAAGTCGCTGGACCTGGTTCTCGATCAGTTGAGATAGTAGTTCATCGTGGTCATATTGTTGAAGATGGATTTCGGCAATTAAATTCTCTAGGGTCAAGGTTAAAGTCATCCATCCATGTTTCATTTGTCAGTGAATGTGGCCTTCCCGAGGCTGGCCTGGACTATGGTGGATTATCTAAAGAGTTTTTGACTGATATATCAAAAGCAGCCTTTGCTCCCGA GTATGGGCTATTCTCCCAAACCTCAACCTCAGACAGACTTCTGATCCCTAATTCATCTGCAAGATATCTGGAGAATGGTATCCAGATGATTGAGTTCCTTGGAAGAGTTGTTGGCAAAGCTCTTTATGAAGGAATTTTGCTAGATTACTCCTTTTCACATGTTTTTATACAAAAGCTGTTAGGTCGATATAGCTTTCTTGATGAACTATCAACACTTGATCCAGAGCTTTACAGGAATCTCATGTATGTCAAG CACTATGAGGGTGATGTCGAGGAACTCTGTCTGGATTTTACTGTAACTGAAGAATCATTTGGAAAAAGGCAAGTTATTGAGCTTAAGCCTGATGGGAAAGATGTTACTGTGATAAACAAGAACAAGATGCAGTACATTCATGCAATAGCTGATTATAAGCTTAACCGACAG ATATTTCCCTTTTCAAATGCGTTCTATAGAGGGTTAACTGATCTCATCTCACCATCTTGgctaaaattatttaatgcAGGTGAATTTAATCAG TTGCTTTCAGGTGGAAACCATGACATTGATGTTGATGATTTAAGAAAGAATACAAGGTACACTGGCGGTTACTCTGATGGGAACCGGACGATTAAAATCTTTTGGGAG GTACTCAAAGGATTTGAACCTAGTGAACGTTGTATGCTTCTAAAATTCGTAACCAGTTGTTCTCGAGCTCCATTACTTGGATTTAAACATTTGCAACCGATGTTTACAATCCATAAG GTTGCATGCGATATCCCTCTTTGGGCAGCAATGAAAGGAGAGGATGTTGAGCGGCTTCCATCAGCGTCAACTTGCTATAATACTCTGAAG CTTCCAACTTACAAACGTCCGAGCACTTTGAGAGCAAAACTTCTATATGCAATCAGTTCCAATGCAGGATTTGAACTTTCTTAA
- the LOC18770161 gene encoding E3 ubiquitin-protein ligase UPL7 isoform X2, with protein MDERRKHQVSLRGASAKEITRDALLERVSQERELRQYARRASSAAVFIQRVWRRYRVTKMVASELREEWENVMNQYAELAITATWLSSNIVRPFLFFITCLSTRHRNIQPREIYSTMNFFQIMLETVTSTDSMKNYCSLAIGTVEERRVWSYQSRRMISLCMFILSECDNSRAGGQDIVALTSLAMRFVVVLTDLKGWKSVTEHDCQSADTAVKDLVWFMGSSESGLYLSIRRYISTLDAPCSSRISSSSVQRDDRFLITASTITLALRPFHVAKFDLDGPGLLDIHYVTENYFVFLLTVPCLTQRLPALLLSAMRHKSILSPCFQTLLILKEKILKEMLDVDQSKMDFLPKVIPPAGWALANIICLATGAENDSVDPGGFHQDLDSVSYVRAVNILAENLLSRLENVDCVKENQNLQGEVETHEKPTHAALCEGEMGSFKMSYLDMFRPISQQWHLTDLLAIMDKVGHIQGSETQQNLEHSRKLELLDIVHLYSYMLRIFSLLNPTVGSLPVLNMLSFTPGFLVNLWRALETNLFPRDCHTDPDNYDCISKISVNDKKVGAFEKKQKHANNDGVNKWVTVLHKITGKSQGNDYTNLSDNQPKPRPVDEDSSDVWDIEPVKHGPQGISRDISCMLHLFCASYSHLLLILDDIEFYEKQVPFTLEQQRKITSVLNTLVYNGFSQSIGQQDRPLMESAIRCLHLMYERDCRHQFCPSVLWLSPARKNRPPIAVAARTHEVLSANVRSDDAAPVPSVGSVITTTPHVFPFEERVEMFREFIKMDKASRKMAGEVAGPGSRSVEIVVHRGHIVEDGFRQLNSLGSRLKSSIHVSFVSECGLPEAGLDYGGLSKEFLTDISKAAFAPEYGLFSQTSTSDRLLIPNSSARYLENGIQMIEFLGRVVGKALYEGILLDYSFSHVFIQKLLGRYSFLDELSTLDPELYRNLMYVKHYEGDVEELCLDFTVTEESFGKRQVIELKPDGKDVTVINKNKMQYIHAIADYKLNRQIFPFSNAFYRGLTDLISPSWLKLFNAGEFNQFWKAKRPQNAKIHHMSRQSGELHSWRRSLSEMVFCVLIRAWTTKLHIPTTSFF; from the exons ATGGACGAACGTCGCAAACATCAG GTGTCGTTAAGAGGAGCGAGCGCGAAGGAGATTACCAGAGACGCTTTGCTTGAGAGGGTCTCTCAGGAAAGAGAGCTTCGTCAATATGCCAGACGAGCCTCATCAGCTGCGGTCTTCATTCAG AGAGTGTGGAGGCGCTACAGGGTGACAAAGATGGTGGCTTCGGAGCTTCGAGAAGAATGGGAGAATGTGATGAACCAATATGCTGAGTTAGCTATCACTGCAACATGGCTTTCCAGCAATATAGTGaggccttttcttttctttattacttGTTTATCGACTCGGCACAGGAACATCCAGCCCAGAGAAATTTACTCTACGATgaatttctttcaaattatGCTGGAAACCGTGACTTCCACTG ACTCAATGAAAAACTATTGCTCCCTGGCAATCGGCACTGTTGAGGAGAGAAGAGTCTGGAGTTATCAGTCACGGAGGATGATTTCTCTCTGCATGTTTATTCTTTCGGAGTGTGACAATTCCCGTGCAGGGGGTCAAGATATTGTTGCTCTCACCTCCCTAGCAATGCGTTTTGTTGTTGTCTTAACTGATCTTAAAGGGTGGAAGAGCGTTACTGAGCATGACTGTCAGAGTGCAGATACAGCAGTGAAGGATTTAGTTTGGTTTATGGGAAGTAGCGAAAGTGGTCTTTACTTATCTATCAGAAGATACATTAGCACATTAGATGCTCCTTGCTCTTCACGGATAAGCAGTAGTAGCGTACAAAGAGATGATAGATTTTTGATTACTGCAAGTACAATAACTTTAGCTCTTAGGCCATTTCATGTGGCAAAGTTTGATTTAGACGGTCCTGGCTTGCTGGATATCCATTATGTTACCGAGAATTACTTTGTTTTTCTACTTACAGTTCCTTGCCTTACTCAACGTCTTCCAGCTCTTCTTCTATCTGCTATGAGGCACAAGTCCATTCTCTCACCCTGTTTTCAGACATTACTG attttgaaagagaaaatattaaagGAAATGTTAGATGTGGATCAATCAAAGATGGATTTTCTTCCCAAGGTGATTCCCCCAGCAGGTTGGGCTCTTGCAAACATTATATGCCTAGCAACAGGGGCAGAGAATGATTCTGTTGATCCTGGAGGGTTCCATCAAGATTTGGACTCTGTATCATATGTCCGTGCTGTTAACATTCTTGCAGAAAACTTGTTGTCTAGGCTTGAGAATGTTGACTGTGTCAAGGAGAACCAGAATCTCCAAGGTGAAGTTGAAACCCATGAGAAGCCCACCCATGCAGCTTTATGTGAGGGTGAGATGGGGTCCTTTAAAATGTCGTACTTGGATATGTTTAGACCTATTTCCCAGCAGTGGCATCTTACAGATCTTTTGGCTATAATGGATAAAGTTGGTCATATTCAAGGGTCTGAGACACAACAAAACCTGGAACATTCAAGGAAGTTGGAGCTGCTAGATATTGTGCATTTATATTCGTACATGCTCAGAATATTTTCATTATTGAACCCCACAGTTGGATCGTTGCCAGTCCTTAACATGCTATCTTTTACTCCTGGGTTTCTTGTGAATCTATGGAGAGCATTGGAAACAAACCTTTTTCCCAGGGATTGTCACACTGATCCAGACAATTATGACTGTATTAGTAAAATTTCAGTCAATGACAAAAAAGTTGGGGCTTttgagaaaaaacaaaaacacgcCAATAATGATGGAGTTAATAAGTGGGTCACTGTTCTGCATAAAATTACTGGCAAGTCGCAAGGCAATGATTATACAAATTTGAGTGATAATCAACCTAAGCCTAGACCTGTTGACGAGGATTCTTCTGATGTTTGGGATATAGAACCTGTAAAGCATGGCCCTCAAGGTATCTCTAGAGATATCTCATGTATGCTTCATCTTTTCTGTGCAAGCTATTCACACCTACTTTTGATTCTTGATGACATAGAATTCTACGAAAAACAG GTGCCATTCACACTGGAGCAACAACGGAAAATTACATCTGTCCTCAATACATTAGTTTATAATGGTTTTTCTCAAAGTATTGGACAGCAGGATAGACCCCTTATGGAATCTGCAATCAGATGCTTGCACTTAATGTATGAAAGGGATTGCAGGCACCAGTTCTGCCCCTCTGTTTTGTGGCTTTCACCTGCTAGAAAAAACCGCCCACCAATCGCGGTAGCTGCCAGAACTCATGAAGTTCTCTCAGCTAATGTAAGATCAGATGATGCTGCGCCTGTTCCAAGTGTAGGTTCTGTTATAACTACAACCCCGCATGTATTTCCATTTGAAGAAAG AGTTGAGATGTTTAGAGAGTTTATCAAGATGGATAAAGCCTCCCGAAAAATGGCTGGTGAAGTCGCTGGACCTGGTTCTCGATCAGTTGAGATAGTAGTTCATCGTGGTCATATTGTTGAAGATGGATTTCGGCAATTAAATTCTCTAGGGTCAAGGTTAAAGTCATCCATCCATGTTTCATTTGTCAGTGAATGTGGCCTTCCCGAGGCTGGCCTGGACTATGGTGGATTATCTAAAGAGTTTTTGACTGATATATCAAAAGCAGCCTTTGCTCCCGA GTATGGGCTATTCTCCCAAACCTCAACCTCAGACAGACTTCTGATCCCTAATTCATCTGCAAGATATCTGGAGAATGGTATCCAGATGATTGAGTTCCTTGGAAGAGTTGTTGGCAAAGCTCTTTATGAAGGAATTTTGCTAGATTACTCCTTTTCACATGTTTTTATACAAAAGCTGTTAGGTCGATATAGCTTTCTTGATGAACTATCAACACTTGATCCAGAGCTTTACAGGAATCTCATGTATGTCAAG CACTATGAGGGTGATGTCGAGGAACTCTGTCTGGATTTTACTGTAACTGAAGAATCATTTGGAAAAAGGCAAGTTATTGAGCTTAAGCCTGATGGGAAAGATGTTACTGTGATAAACAAGAACAAGATGCAGTACATTCATGCAATAGCTGATTATAAGCTTAACCGACAG ATATTTCCCTTTTCAAATGCGTTCTATAGAGGGTTAACTGATCTCATCTCACCATCTTGgctaaaattatttaatgcAGGTGAATTTAATCAG ttttggaaggccaaacgacctcagaatgccaaaatccatcatatGTCACGGCAAAGCGGTGAGTTACACTCGTGGCGTCGTTCCCTTTCCGAAATGGTATTTTGCGTCCTAATCAGAGCTTGGACGACAAAACTGCATATTCCCACTACGTCCTTTTTCTAG
- the LOC18770161 gene encoding E3 ubiquitin-protein ligase UPL7 isoform X3, with amino-acid sequence MDERRKHQVSLRGASAKEITRDALLERVSQERELRQYARRASSAAVFIQRVWRRYRVTKMVASELREEWENVMNQYAELAITATWLSSNIVRPFLFFITCLSTRHRNIQPREIYSTMNFFQIMLETVTSTDSMKNYCSLAIGTVEERRVWSYQSRRMISLCMFILSECDNSRAGGQDIVALTSLAMRFVVVLTDLKGWKSVTEHDCQSADTAVKDLVWFMGSSESGLYLSIRRYISTLDAPCSSRISSSSVQRDDRFLITASTITLALRPFHVAKFDLDGPGLLDIHYVTENYFVFLLTVPCLTQRLPALLLSAMRHKSILSPCFQTLLILKEKILKEMLDVDQSKMDFLPKVIPPAGWALANIICLATGAENDSVDPGGFHQDLDSVSYVRAVNILAENLLSRLENVDCVKENQNLQGEVETHEKPTHAALCEGEMGSFKMSYLDMFRPISQQWHLTDLLAIMDKVGHIQGSETQQNLEHSRKLELLDIVHLYSYMLRIFSLLNPTVGSLPVLNMLSFTPGFLVNLWRALETNLFPRDCHTDPDNYDCISKISVNDKKVGAFEKKQKHANNDGVNKWVTVLHKITGKSQGNDYTNLSDNQPKPRPVDEDSSDVWDIEPVKHGPQGISRDISCMLHLFCASYSHLLLILDDIEFYEKQVPFTLEQQRKITSVLNTLVYNGFSQSIGQQDRPLMESAIRCLHLMYERDCRHQFCPSVLWLSPARKNRPPIAVAARTHEVLSANVRSDDAAPVPSVGSVITTTPHVFPFEERVEMFREFIKMDKASRKMAGEVAGPGSRSVEIVVHRGHIVEDGFRQLNSLGSRLKSSIHVSFVSECGLPEAGLDYGGLSKEFLTDISKAAFAPEYGLFSQTSTSDRLLIPNSSARYLENGIQMIEFLGRVVGKALYEGILLDYSFSHVFIQKLLGRYSFLDELSTLDPELYRNLITMRVMSRNSVWILL; translated from the exons ATGGACGAACGTCGCAAACATCAG GTGTCGTTAAGAGGAGCGAGCGCGAAGGAGATTACCAGAGACGCTTTGCTTGAGAGGGTCTCTCAGGAAAGAGAGCTTCGTCAATATGCCAGACGAGCCTCATCAGCTGCGGTCTTCATTCAG AGAGTGTGGAGGCGCTACAGGGTGACAAAGATGGTGGCTTCGGAGCTTCGAGAAGAATGGGAGAATGTGATGAACCAATATGCTGAGTTAGCTATCACTGCAACATGGCTTTCCAGCAATATAGTGaggccttttcttttctttattacttGTTTATCGACTCGGCACAGGAACATCCAGCCCAGAGAAATTTACTCTACGATgaatttctttcaaattatGCTGGAAACCGTGACTTCCACTG ACTCAATGAAAAACTATTGCTCCCTGGCAATCGGCACTGTTGAGGAGAGAAGAGTCTGGAGTTATCAGTCACGGAGGATGATTTCTCTCTGCATGTTTATTCTTTCGGAGTGTGACAATTCCCGTGCAGGGGGTCAAGATATTGTTGCTCTCACCTCCCTAGCAATGCGTTTTGTTGTTGTCTTAACTGATCTTAAAGGGTGGAAGAGCGTTACTGAGCATGACTGTCAGAGTGCAGATACAGCAGTGAAGGATTTAGTTTGGTTTATGGGAAGTAGCGAAAGTGGTCTTTACTTATCTATCAGAAGATACATTAGCACATTAGATGCTCCTTGCTCTTCACGGATAAGCAGTAGTAGCGTACAAAGAGATGATAGATTTTTGATTACTGCAAGTACAATAACTTTAGCTCTTAGGCCATTTCATGTGGCAAAGTTTGATTTAGACGGTCCTGGCTTGCTGGATATCCATTATGTTACCGAGAATTACTTTGTTTTTCTACTTACAGTTCCTTGCCTTACTCAACGTCTTCCAGCTCTTCTTCTATCTGCTATGAGGCACAAGTCCATTCTCTCACCCTGTTTTCAGACATTACTG attttgaaagagaaaatattaaagGAAATGTTAGATGTGGATCAATCAAAGATGGATTTTCTTCCCAAGGTGATTCCCCCAGCAGGTTGGGCTCTTGCAAACATTATATGCCTAGCAACAGGGGCAGAGAATGATTCTGTTGATCCTGGAGGGTTCCATCAAGATTTGGACTCTGTATCATATGTCCGTGCTGTTAACATTCTTGCAGAAAACTTGTTGTCTAGGCTTGAGAATGTTGACTGTGTCAAGGAGAACCAGAATCTCCAAGGTGAAGTTGAAACCCATGAGAAGCCCACCCATGCAGCTTTATGTGAGGGTGAGATGGGGTCCTTTAAAATGTCGTACTTGGATATGTTTAGACCTATTTCCCAGCAGTGGCATCTTACAGATCTTTTGGCTATAATGGATAAAGTTGGTCATATTCAAGGGTCTGAGACACAACAAAACCTGGAACATTCAAGGAAGTTGGAGCTGCTAGATATTGTGCATTTATATTCGTACATGCTCAGAATATTTTCATTATTGAACCCCACAGTTGGATCGTTGCCAGTCCTTAACATGCTATCTTTTACTCCTGGGTTTCTTGTGAATCTATGGAGAGCATTGGAAACAAACCTTTTTCCCAGGGATTGTCACACTGATCCAGACAATTATGACTGTATTAGTAAAATTTCAGTCAATGACAAAAAAGTTGGGGCTTttgagaaaaaacaaaaacacgcCAATAATGATGGAGTTAATAAGTGGGTCACTGTTCTGCATAAAATTACTGGCAAGTCGCAAGGCAATGATTATACAAATTTGAGTGATAATCAACCTAAGCCTAGACCTGTTGACGAGGATTCTTCTGATGTTTGGGATATAGAACCTGTAAAGCATGGCCCTCAAGGTATCTCTAGAGATATCTCATGTATGCTTCATCTTTTCTGTGCAAGCTATTCACACCTACTTTTGATTCTTGATGACATAGAATTCTACGAAAAACAG GTGCCATTCACACTGGAGCAACAACGGAAAATTACATCTGTCCTCAATACATTAGTTTATAATGGTTTTTCTCAAAGTATTGGACAGCAGGATAGACCCCTTATGGAATCTGCAATCAGATGCTTGCACTTAATGTATGAAAGGGATTGCAGGCACCAGTTCTGCCCCTCTGTTTTGTGGCTTTCACCTGCTAGAAAAAACCGCCCACCAATCGCGGTAGCTGCCAGAACTCATGAAGTTCTCTCAGCTAATGTAAGATCAGATGATGCTGCGCCTGTTCCAAGTGTAGGTTCTGTTATAACTACAACCCCGCATGTATTTCCATTTGAAGAAAG AGTTGAGATGTTTAGAGAGTTTATCAAGATGGATAAAGCCTCCCGAAAAATGGCTGGTGAAGTCGCTGGACCTGGTTCTCGATCAGTTGAGATAGTAGTTCATCGTGGTCATATTGTTGAAGATGGATTTCGGCAATTAAATTCTCTAGGGTCAAGGTTAAAGTCATCCATCCATGTTTCATTTGTCAGTGAATGTGGCCTTCCCGAGGCTGGCCTGGACTATGGTGGATTATCTAAAGAGTTTTTGACTGATATATCAAAAGCAGCCTTTGCTCCCGA GTATGGGCTATTCTCCCAAACCTCAACCTCAGACAGACTTCTGATCCCTAATTCATCTGCAAGATATCTGGAGAATGGTATCCAGATGATTGAGTTCCTTGGAAGAGTTGTTGGCAAAGCTCTTTATGAAGGAATTTTGCTAGATTACTCCTTTTCACATGTTTTTATACAAAAGCTGTTAGGTCGATATAGCTTTCTTGATGAACTATCAACACTTGATCCAGAGCTTTACAGGAATCTCAT CACTATGAGGGTGATGTCGAGGAACTCTGTCTGGATTTTACTGTAA